From the Lampris incognitus isolate fLamInc1 chromosome 6, fLamInc1.hap2, whole genome shotgun sequence genome, one window contains:
- the mapk8ip2 gene encoding C-Jun-amino-terminal kinase-interacting protein 2 has translation MADRAEMFSLSTFHSLSPPGCRPAHDISLEEFDDEDLSEITDDCGIGLNYDSDPYEKDSLILEKSEMHHPVCSFQDDFQEFEMIDDEDDEEEEEEEEVDPDAPPSPSASPPLSPTLGTLKSRPTTLNLTTAVSQDSLNNNSSLSPKKGSWQDSLRKPALKGRLSPTHSCLEDGSHVTGQCPAAPVSQAPGSQSKGTPSKQAGEGGHPQSPCRPLLCDMEGNRRERPEYGSFGQHKSHPCSGDITETKADSPIQTSRVPSVDEHSQCSDTEVDHDLNSGHNHKHLNRRANDTYTVTSESGMDPENDLDPDGTSRCLSSTAPIGANDGAETPLSDEELEKDFETEFMCKETYDLVCKENHDLSYVEFPSIEPLEPASFSSYVSSSRSDALDHSNSSDAPESTVNEGAANDSTSPSSDPGIADMHTKHGYVTSDQDQDLSSPGSDSDIEGELEAAFACGGPLVSNMISSISETELDLTSDDSSSGRSSHLTNSIEEASSPTSDQELDPDTELEQDSGIVGLKASLLLGQPDPIKEGSPLPSPSPLPSPTLATPSPVDSPILPPEPYDDGQALMGLQNVDDDLSFEHQADPDETLPAAQDCEDNLSRQMVLEIEPDHSMESFKRSFYLPVGPRLMQSTDDYDGTSEGDSESESEDELSENSDSPWLLSNLVNKMISEGSYPISCPEECFKRKVSVSDTISPSSDIEADGFNDEEQGKKAEMEESEEEDSEGNGLRRDEKDAEERGRRVEPPREVTLSSNDRFSPCLYMSNPTDDTIIPVIIERCVQSGKEVTNSKHTHSTKESMKNLATKLSKNTRKHEEDEDVTEPNNDLMMMLEERKELDSPSLTESVVSDKDEGRETESKSVGRSSTSLERITEVKHSLTLDIPTVQTNRCFSLTYSTDNDEEEDSSPFLASLQKRSSCRDSNMYLDSSPPIDESVCNLSLSDQDLPLCEKDLALRQQSDDDGLAYDSMKYTLVVDENTTLELVSLRRCTSVLSDDSELSTLCDEEPLGAAEVGYGRGNEEVRPEILSSSEDSSPEADLPFSKKFLNVFVNSTSRSSSTESFGLFSCTINGEERDQTHRAVYRFIPRHADELELDVDDPLYVEEEEDDYWYRGYNMRTGERGIFPAFYAHEVIGQSKELLGVKRNPAWIETFNVQFLGSVEVPYHQGNGILCAAMQKIAISRKRTVHVRPPSLCELEISLQGVKLIMSLEDEYDTLDEFDRCSHFFQMKNISFCGCHPKNNCYFGFITKHPMLNRFACHVFVSQESMRRVAECVGRAFQEYYQEHLEYACPTEDIYLE, from the exons GCCTGCCCACGATATCAGTCTGGAGGAGTTCGATGACGAGGATCTCTCTGAAATCACGGATGACTGTGGGATTGGACTCAACTACGACTCTGATCCGTACGAGAAG GACTCCCTAATTCTGGAGAAGAGTGAGATGCACCACCCAGTATGTTCCTTCCAGGACGACTTCCAGGAGTTTGAGATGATTGATGACGAGgacgatgaagaggaggaggaagaagaggaggttgATCCTGATGCGCCTCCCTCCCCCTCCgcttctcctcccctctccccaaCCCTTGGTACTCTGAAGAGCAGACCCACTACGCTGAACCTCACTACTGCTGTGTCACAG GATTCACTGAACAACAACAGCAGCTTGTCCCCAAAGAAAGGAAGCTGGCAGGACTCCTTACGCAAACCTGCTTTGAAAG GCCGTCTGTCTCCAACCCATTCATGTCTGGAGGATGGCAGCCACGTGACAGGCCAGTGCCCAGCTGCTCCGGTCTCGCAGGCACCAGGGTCCCAGAGCAAAGGTACTCCCTCAAAACAGGCAGGGGAGGGCGGGCACCCTCAGTCCCCTTGCAGACCCCTCCTTTGTGACATGGAGGGCAACAGGCGGGAGAGGCCCGAATACG GGTCATTTGGCCAACACAAGTCTCACCCTTGCTCCGGTGACATCACAGAGACCAAGGCTGACTCTCCCATCCAAACATCCAGGGTACCCTCTGTAGATGAGCACTCCCAGTGTTCTGACACTGAGGTGGATCATGACCTCAACAGCGGCCACAACCACAAACACTTAAACAGGCGCGCCAATGACACCTACACAGTCACCAGTGAGTCAGGGATGGACCCAGAGAATGACCTGGACCCAGATGGAACCAGTCGCTGTTTGTCATCCACTGCACCCATTGGTGCCAATGACGGTGCTGAAACTCCATTGTCTGATGAGGAGctggagaaggactttgaaactGAATTCATGTGTAAGGAGACCTATGATTTGGTGTGTAAGGAAAATCATGACTTGTCGTATGTGGAGTTTCCCTCCATTGAGCCTTTAGAGCCTGCCTCCTTCTCTAGCTACGTGTCCTCCAGTCGCTCTGATGCTCTTGACCACTCTAACAGTTCAGATGCGCCAGAATCTACAGTCAATGAGGGAGCAGCAAATGACTCCACCTCACCGTCCTCAGATCCTGGGATAGCAGACATGCACACTAAGCATGGCTATGTGACGTCAGACCAGGACCAAGACTTGAGCTCTCCAGGATCTGATTCTGACattgagggggaactggaggcagCATTTGCCTGTGGAGGTCCTCTGGTCTCCAACATGATATCCTCCATCTCAGAGACAGAGCTAGACCTAACCAGTGATGACAGCAGCAGTGGGCGCTCCTCCCACCTCACCAACTCCATTGAAGAAGCCAGTTCACCCACGTCGGACCAGGAGCTGGACCCAGACACAGAGTTAGAACAGGACAGTGGCATAGTGGGACTGAAGGCCTCTCTGCTCCTGGGCCAGCCTGACCCAATCAAAGAAGGGTCTCCACTACCCTCACCATCCCCCTTACCCTCCCCAACACTGGCTACCCCATCCCCTGTTGACTCACCCATCCTGCCCCCAGAGCCCTATGATGATGGTCAAGCTCTGATGGGGCTGCAGAATGTGGATGATGACCTGTCCTTTGAGCACCAAGCTGACCCAGATGAGACTCTACCCGCAGCCCAGGACTGTGAGGACAACCTATCCAGACAGATGGTGTTGGAGATAGAACCAGACCACAGCATGGAGAGCTTCAAACGATCCTTCTACCTGCCAGTGGGACCCAGGCTGATGCAAAGCACGGATGACTACGATGGAACTAGTGAGGGAGACTCTGAATCGGAGAGTGAAGATGAGCTGAGTGAGAATTCAGACTCACCTTGGTTGCTCAGCAATCTAGTCAACAAGATGATCTCAGAGGGCTCTTACCCAATCAGCTGTCCTGAAGAGTGCTTCAAGAGGAAGGTGTCTGTGTCTGACACCATATCTCCATCATCAGACATTGAAGCAGATGGCTTCAATGATGAGGAACAAGGGAAAAAAGCAGAAATGGAGGAATCAGAGGAAGAAGATAGTGAGGGTAATGGCCTAAGAAGAGATGAGAAGGAtgcagaggagagggggaggagggttgAGCCTCCAAGAGAAGTTACACTGTCAAGCAATGACAGGTTCAGTCCCTGCCTGTACATGAGCAACCCCACCGATGACACCATAATTCCAGTAATCATTGAGCGCTGCGTCCAAAGTGGGAAGGAAGTTACAAATTCTAAACACACCCATTCCACTAAAGAGTCTATGAAGAATCTCGCCACCAAACTATCCAAAAATACCAGAAAACAtgaggaagatgaggatgtcacaGAGCCTAATAATGACCTGATGATGATgctggaggagaggaaagagttgGACTCGCCCAGCTTGACAGAGAGTGTGGTCAGTGACAAGGATGAAGGGCGGGAAACAGAGTCCAAATCTGTGGGCCGCTCCTCAACCTCTCTTGAGCGTATCACCGAGGTCAAACACAGCTTGACCCTTGACATACCTACTGTCCAGACCAACCGCTGCTTCAGCCTCACTTATTCCACAGacaatgatgaagaggaggactCGTCCCCATTCCTGGCCAGCTTGCAGAAGCGGTCATCCTGCAGGGATAGTAACATGTATCTGGACAGTTCACCGCCAATTGATGAGAGCGTATGTAACCTCTCCTTGTCAGACCAGGACCTTCCACTATGTGAGAAAGACCTGGCTTTAAGGCAGCAGAGTGATGATGATGGACTGGCCTATGACTCCATGAAGTACACACTGGTGGTGGATGAGAATACCACTCTGGAACTGGTCAGCCTCAGAAG GTGCACCTCTGTTCTGAGTGATGACAGCGAGCTGTCCACACTTTGTGACGAGGAGCCATTGGGCGCAGCTGAGGTGGGCTATGGCCGCGGCAATGAGGAGGTACGGCCAGAAATTCTCAGCTCCTCAGAAGACTCATCTCCTGAGGCTGACTTACCCTTCTCCAAGAAGTTCCTCAACGTATTTGTCAATAGCACCTCCCGTTCCTCCA GTACAGAGTCTTTCGGACTGTTCTCCTGTACAATCAATGGAGAAGAACGGGACCAGACACACAGAGCGGTCTACAG GTTCATTCCCAGACATGCAGATGAGTTGGAGCTGGATGTGGACGATCCTTTATacgttgaggaggaggaggatgactaCTGGTATAGAGGATACAACATGCGTACAGGGGAGAGGGGCATATTCCCTGCCTTCTACGCCCATGAGGTCATAGGCCAGTCGAAGGAACTGCTGG GTGTGAAGAGGAACCCGGCATGGATTGAGACTTTCAATGTTCAGTTCCTGGGTTCTGTGGAGGTACCTTATCATCAGGGCAATGGCATCCTCTGTGCTGCGATGCAGAAG ATCGCTATTTCGAGGAAACGGACAGTACATGTCCGACCACCGTCCTTGTGTGAGTTGGAGATCAGCTTGCAAGGCGTTAAGCTGATCATGAGCCTGGAGGACGAATACGACACTCTGGACGAG TTTGACAGATGTAGTCACTTCTTCCAGATGAAGAACATCTCCTTCTGTGGATGCCATCCCAAGAACAACTG TTACTTCGGCTTCATCACCAAGCACCCGATGTTGAACAGGTTTGCCTGTCACGTGTTTGTGTCCCAGGAGTCAATGCGGCGTGTAGCAGAGTGTGTTGG ACGAGCCTTCCAGGAGTACTACCAGGAACACCTGGAGTACGCCTGCCCTACCGAGGACATCTACCTGGAATAG